The following are encoded together in the Campylobacter concisus genome:
- a CDS encoding class II 3-deoxy-7-phosphoheptulonate synthase, which yields MTWNHDSWREFSILQQPKYPDLKELKEVEEKLKSLPPLVFAGEARSLKEELAKVCNGEAFLLQGGDCAESFTNFNANNIRDMFKVLLQMAIVLTFAGGYPVVKVGRVAGQFAKPRSSDFEEVNGVKLPSYRGDIINGFEFDEKARVPDPKRMIEAYYQSASTMNLLRAFSRGGLADLHQVHKWNLGFVKKPEIGEKYAKLADELTKTLSFMAACGITSANTPVINQTAVYTSHEALLLPYEEALTRVDSLSGEWYDCSAHMLWIGERTRGINDAHVHFLSGVKNPIGVKIGPSAKAEDVVALANKLNPENEAGRLNVIIRMGADKIGENLPKILRELKREGLNIVYSIDPMHGNTVKTSNNYKTREFDKIISEVRSFFEIHKAEGTRAGGVHLEMTGQDVTECTGGALNITESSLEQRYETQCDPRLNADQALELAFLMAGLVKKA from the coding sequence ATGACTTGGAACCACGATAGCTGGAGAGAATTTAGTATCTTGCAACAACCAAAATACCCAGATTTAAAAGAGCTTAAAGAGGTCGAAGAAAAATTAAAATCACTTCCTCCTTTGGTATTTGCTGGTGAGGCTAGAAGTTTAAAAGAAGAACTTGCAAAAGTTTGTAATGGCGAGGCATTTTTGCTTCAAGGTGGCGACTGCGCTGAGAGCTTTACAAATTTTAATGCAAACAACATCAGAGATATGTTTAAGGTTTTACTTCAAATGGCGATAGTTTTAACCTTTGCTGGTGGCTATCCAGTGGTCAAAGTGGGCCGCGTGGCAGGGCAGTTTGCAAAGCCTAGAAGTAGCGATTTTGAAGAGGTAAATGGCGTTAAGCTTCCAAGCTATAGAGGTGACATCATAAATGGCTTTGAATTTGACGAAAAGGCAAGAGTGCCTGATCCAAAACGCATGATCGAGGCGTATTATCAAAGTGCATCTACGATGAACTTACTTAGAGCCTTTTCAAGAGGCGGTTTGGCCGACCTTCATCAAGTGCATAAGTGGAATTTAGGCTTTGTTAAAAAGCCAGAGATCGGCGAGAAATACGCAAAACTAGCTGATGAGCTAACAAAGACGCTTTCATTTATGGCAGCTTGTGGCATCACTTCAGCAAATACGCCAGTCATAAATCAAACCGCGGTTTATACATCTCACGAGGCGCTTTTGCTACCTTATGAGGAGGCATTGACTAGGGTTGATAGTCTTAGTGGTGAGTGGTATGACTGCTCGGCTCACATGCTTTGGATAGGTGAGAGAACACGTGGTATAAACGACGCTCACGTACATTTTTTAAGCGGCGTGAAAAATCCTATTGGCGTGAAGATCGGACCAAGTGCAAAGGCTGAAGATGTCGTCGCACTTGCAAATAAGCTAAATCCAGAAAATGAAGCTGGCAGACTAAACGTGATAATCAGAATGGGTGCTGATAAGATAGGCGAAAATTTACCAAAAATTTTAAGAGAGCTAAAGAGAGAAGGGCTAAATATCGTTTATAGTATCGATCCGATGCATGGCAACACCGTAAAAACCTCAAATAACTACAAAACCAGAGAATTTGACAAGATAATAAGCGAAGTTAGAAGCTTTTTTGAAATTCACAAAGCTGAGGGCACAAGGGCTGGCGGCGTACATCTTGAGATGACAGGACAAGACGTGACTGAGTGCACGGGTGGGGCATTAAATATCACTGAAAGCTCGCTTGAGCAAAGGTATGAAACACAATGTGATCCAAGACTAAATGCTGATCAGGCACTTGAACTTGCGTTTTTGATGGCTGGTCTAGTTAAAAAAGCTTAA
- a CDS encoding NAD(P)/FAD-dependent oxidoreductase, translated as MVNVYDLIVVGGGPCGIASVVEAKRNGLNNVLLLEKGDNHSQTIRKFYKDNKRVDKEYKGQDSTIHGVVSFEDGTKESTLDYFDKLLDTEKIEAFFNSEVESVKKDGENFKVTTSKAVYEAKNVMISIGKMGRPNKPDYKIPPSLNSVVNFNLDSCTNGEKVLVVGGGNSAVEYAIELCQYNKTTIAYRKDNFSRVNETNLSALWELEKHGKIKVRLNHDIKEIDNESGKVRVHYENGKIRVYDRVVYAIGGSSPVDFLQKCQIKIDEKGTPIVDSSYQSSVPGLYVGGDIVLKNGGSIVVALNHAHHVIKDILKGKA; from the coding sequence ATGGTAAATGTTTATGATCTAATCGTTGTTGGTGGCGGACCCTGTGGAATTGCTAGCGTAGTTGAGGCAAAAAGAAATGGCTTAAACAACGTTTTGCTTCTTGAAAAAGGCGATAATCACAGCCAAACGATAAGAAAATTTTATAAAGATAATAAACGCGTAGATAAAGAGTATAAAGGGCAAGATAGCACGATACATGGCGTAGTTTCATTTGAGGATGGCACGAAAGAGAGCACGCTTGATTATTTTGACAAGCTGCTTGATACTGAAAAGATCGAAGCTTTTTTTAACTCTGAAGTAGAGAGCGTGAAAAAAGATGGAGAAAATTTTAAAGTAACTACCTCAAAAGCCGTCTATGAAGCTAAAAATGTGATGATATCAATTGGCAAAATGGGACGACCAAATAAGCCTGATTATAAAATCCCGCCTTCACTAAACTCAGTTGTAAATTTTAACCTTGATAGCTGTACGAACGGCGAAAAGGTGCTTGTTGTAGGTGGCGGAAACTCAGCAGTTGAGTATGCGATCGAGCTTTGCCAATACAATAAAACCACAATCGCTTATAGAAAAGATAATTTTAGCCGCGTAAATGAGACAAATTTAAGTGCACTTTGGGAGCTAGAAAAGCATGGTAAGATAAAAGTTAGACTAAATCACGATATAAAAGAGATAGATAACGAATCAGGCAAAGTTAGAGTGCATTACGAAAATGGCAAAATTCGTGTTTATGACAGAGTTGTCTATGCGATCGGTGGCTCAAGTCCGGTTGATTTTTTACAAAAATGTCAGATAAAAATCGATGAAAAAGGTACTCCAATAGTTGATAGTAGTTACCAAAGTAGCGTGCCAGGACTTTATGTGGGTGGTGATATCGTGCTAAAAAATGGCGGCTCAATAGTCGTTGCTCTAAATCACGCTCATCACGTCATAAAAGACATTTTAAAGGGCAAGGCATAA
- a CDS encoding vesicular transport factor Uso1p: MINKILLAIFCLIAGFCLSFFKSPKEDETPKDTNQTIYSINFDNLPEEERQKYISKDDLYEYGGYITPKSYIQNFTETNDQNLSNDVNELQEQVRELSKKNKILATDNVDISEKNLDFISKISEMKKNIENEKNEIVEKNQKTLGELEAQHFENIQTLTKRLNEAQADMIESSKAYEKKIIDLENAINEAKNGDESKVKDIEANFAKFKEAAEANYTALKEQNIELNTTLAQKDALIKEYENTQNEKDKNEKREILLLKEEIERAKNDAKTQKFSYEKEINALTDGFETQKSVMEDELSKKANKIIDLEEALESNQTALKDRIYELDEIKKNLNSKDLAVENYNGKNLELNASLAALHKSFNDLKEKNLKSEQENKLANENINSLKKELERVNLINKKLEKQTLDANASLSELNKKLNLSEESLKNARDELKTLDTKTNKFLKTLFEQNQTISLQTQKLGLNDSELKNLSAKINLKDEKIKELENNLTQTSQTLAAKQSELEAQKRTLKIDMQNYEILRQQINILQKKIADTSALFADSNKSGGKNLLSLQNELESAKHKLNESNKTIERLNSKINELSSSSVKGSPVNAKIIELQKDIEQNLNRQDELENENVNLKNILQATTKPETPTKLVLISSLECDDMDAKDKVSVMCKNRVSEFLQRFNSNYLYEIIPIVDKKNFVIPSNVAQSIKKDDLGRLNSYVNYGVGKERAKAAAELIKEEFGDFARISFSSEVIVKDVTRGFIIKVYR, translated from the coding sequence TTGATAAATAAAATTTTACTAGCTATTTTTTGTTTGATAGCTGGCTTTTGCCTATCGTTTTTTAAATCTCCAAAAGAAGATGAGACACCAAAAGATACTAATCAAACGATTTATTCTATAAATTTTGATAATTTGCCAGAAGAAGAGAGACAAAAATATATCAGCAAAGACGATCTTTACGAATATGGCGGATATATAACTCCAAAAAGCTATATCCAAAATTTTACTGAAACGAACGATCAAAATTTATCAAATGATGTAAATGAACTTCAAGAACAAGTTCGTGAGCTAAGTAAAAAAAATAAAATTTTAGCTACTGATAATGTCGATATCAGCGAGAAAAATTTAGACTTTATAAGCAAAATTTCAGAGATGAAAAAAAATATCGAAAATGAAAAAAATGAGATAGTTGAAAAAAATCAAAAGACGCTAGGCGAGCTTGAAGCACAACATTTTGAAAATATACAAACTCTCACAAAACGGCTAAATGAAGCTCAAGCTGATATGATAGAGAGCTCAAAAGCCTATGAAAAAAAGATAATAGACCTTGAAAATGCGATAAATGAGGCAAAAAATGGCGATGAAAGTAAGGTAAAAGATATCGAAGCAAATTTTGCTAAATTTAAAGAGGCAGCTGAGGCAAATTACACAGCTTTAAAAGAGCAAAATATAGAGCTAAATACGACGCTGGCTCAAAAAGACGCGCTAATAAAAGAGTATGAAAATACTCAAAATGAAAAAGATAAAAACGAAAAAAGAGAAATTTTGCTTTTAAAAGAGGAGATCGAGCGAGCAAAAAATGACGCTAAGACACAAAAATTTAGCTATGAAAAAGAGATAAATGCACTAACTGATGGCTTTGAAACACAAAAAAGTGTTATGGAGGATGAGCTTTCAAAAAAGGCAAATAAGATAATTGATCTTGAGGAAGCGCTTGAGTCAAATCAAACTGCCTTAAAAGATAGAATTTATGAGCTTGATGAGATAAAGAAAAATTTAAACTCAAAAGATTTGGCAGTTGAAAACTATAATGGTAAAAATTTAGAGCTAAACGCCTCTCTTGCGGCACTTCATAAAAGTTTTAATGATTTAAAAGAAAAAAATCTTAAAAGCGAGCAGGAAAATAAACTCGCAAATGAAAATATAAATTCGCTTAAAAAAGAGCTTGAGCGAGTAAATTTGATAAATAAAAAGCTAGAGAAGCAAACTTTAGATGCAAATGCAAGTTTAAGTGAGCTAAATAAAAAGCTAAATTTGAGTGAAGAGAGCCTTAAAAATGCACGAGATGAACTAAAGACGCTTGATACAAAGACAAATAAATTTTTAAAAACTTTATTTGAGCAAAATCAAACTATCTCTTTGCAGACTCAAAAGCTTGGGTTAAATGACAGCGAGTTGAAAAATTTAAGTGCAAAGATAAATTTAAAAGATGAAAAGATAAAAGAGCTGGAAAATAATCTCACGCAAACAAGTCAAACGCTAGCAGCAAAGCAAAGTGAGCTAGAAGCTCAAAAAAGAACGCTAAAGATCGATATGCAAAATTATGAAATTTTGCGTCAGCAAATAAATATTTTGCAAAAGAAGATAGCTGATACGTCGGCTCTTTTTGCTGATAGCAATAAAAGTGGCGGTAAAAATTTACTAAGCTTACAAAATGAGCTTGAAAGTGCAAAACATAAGTTAAACGAGAGCAATAAGACGATTGAGAGGTTAAATTCTAAAATAAATGAACTTAGCTCATCTAGCGTAAAAGGAAGTCCAGTAAATGCCAAGATCATCGAACTTCAAAAAGATATCGAGCAAAATTTAAACAGGCAAGATGAGCTTGAAAATGAAAATGTAAATTTAAAAAATATCTTGCAGGCGACAACTAAGCCAGAGACGCCAACAAAGCTAGTTTTGATCTCTAGTCTTGAGTGCGATGACATGGACGCAAAAGATAAGGTTAGCGTGATGTGTAAGAATAGAGTGAGCGAATTTTTGCAAAGATTTAACTCAAACTACCTTTATGAGATAATTCCGATCGTAGATAAGAAAAATTTTGTCATCCCATCAAATGTGGCTCAAAGCATCAAAAAAGACGATCTTGGCAGGCTAAATAGCTATGTAAATTATGGCGTTGGCAAAGAGCGTGCAAAGGCAGCAGCCGAGCTTATAAAAGAAGAATTTGGCGATTTTGCAAGGATCAGCTTTAGCTCAGAAGTGATCGTAAAAGATGTCACGCGCGGCTTTATCATCAAGGTTTATAGATGA
- a CDS encoding tRNA1(Val) (adenine(37)-N6)-methyltransferase produces MILAQLKSGYRYNSDTLVLYDFISSSLKNFSGRILDVGAGCGILGLLLKRDFKNSSLSLLDILQINGEISKFNASKNGLEAEIINVNFADFKDSEKFDLIVSNPPFYHEGAKQSEDEHIKASRYTSSLGLKDFIKGISVNLKPHKRAFFCYAPDDLSQIVACLKEFKLNLVSLKFIHTKADKPANLALFEVRNNSNSKLKILPPLVMSENGSHTKEAIEIFKKADTKSIDYQELA; encoded by the coding sequence ATGATCTTGGCTCAGCTAAAAAGTGGCTATCGCTACAACAGCGATACACTGGTACTTTATGATTTTATAAGCTCAAGTTTGAAAAATTTTTCTGGCAGGATTTTAGACGTTGGTGCAGGGTGCGGGATACTTGGGCTTTTACTTAAACGCGACTTTAAAAATTCCAGCCTAAGCTTGCTTGATATCTTACAAATAAATGGTGAAATTTCTAAATTTAATGCCAGTAAGAACGGCTTGGAGGCAGAAATTATAAATGTTAATTTTGCAGATTTTAAAGATAGTGAGAAATTTGACCTCATCGTATCAAATCCGCCATTTTATCACGAGGGTGCAAAGCAGAGCGAAGATGAGCATATAAAGGCTAGTAGATACACAAGCTCTTTGGGTTTAAAAGACTTTATAAAAGGTATAAGTGTAAATTTAAAACCTCACAAAAGGGCGTTTTTTTGCTATGCACCTGATGATCTTAGTCAGATTGTAGCGTGCCTAAAAGAGTTTAAGCTAAATTTAGTAAGCCTAAAATTTATTCATACAAAGGCTGATAAACCAGCAAATTTAGCCTTGTTTGAGGTAAGAAATAATTCAAACTCAAAGTTAAAAATTTTGCCACCTTTGGTAATGAGCGAAAATGGCTCGCATACAAAAGAGGCGATTGAAATTTTTAAAAAAGCTGATACAAAGAGCATCGATTATCAGGAGCTAGCGTGA
- a CDS encoding YkgJ family cysteine cluster protein, whose amino-acid sequence MRVQGFNYEFDASFCESCGGKCCTGESGYIWINEEEISKFCTAFHMSKDEFEKQFLIRVGLRCSIKEKPYEDGFACVFFDEKNKNCSVYELRPQQCRTFPFWNYFKKNLKELKAECIGVKF is encoded by the coding sequence GTGAGGGTGCAAGGCTTTAACTATGAGTTTGATGCCAGCTTTTGTGAGAGCTGCGGCGGCAAGTGTTGCACGGGAGAGAGTGGCTACATCTGGATAAATGAAGAAGAAATTTCAAAATTTTGCACTGCATTTCATATGAGTAAAGATGAGTTTGAAAAGCAGTTTTTAATAAGAGTTGGTCTAAGGTGTAGCATAAAAGAGAAGCCCTATGAAGATGGCTTTGCTTGTGTATTTTTTGATGAAAAAAATAAAAACTGCTCAGTTTATGAGCTAAGGCCACAGCAGTGTAGGACTTTTCCGTTTTGGAATTATTTTAAAAAAAATTTAAAGGAGCTAAAAGCAGAATGTATTGGCGTAAAATTTTAG